One Myxococcus xanthus genomic region harbors:
- a CDS encoding VOC family protein, whose amino-acid sequence MNTLRGLCTFNLWADDLRAATRWYAEQLGVEPYFSSEAAGRGLGYVEFRIGDYQHELGIIDRRFAPPGLATARGGTVAYWHVDDIAATLDQLLSLGAQLLEGVTERGPGFVTASVIDPFGNVLGVMFNRHYLDVLGGARGQR is encoded by the coding sequence ATGAACACCTTGCGCGGATTGTGCACCTTCAACCTCTGGGCGGATGACCTTCGGGCGGCGACGCGCTGGTACGCGGAGCAGCTCGGCGTGGAGCCTTACTTCAGCAGCGAGGCCGCCGGACGTGGTCTCGGGTATGTCGAGTTCCGCATCGGCGACTACCAGCATGAGCTGGGTATCATCGACCGGCGATTTGCTCCGCCGGGGCTCGCCACGGCTCGGGGCGGTACGGTCGCCTACTGGCATGTCGACGACATCGCCGCCACGCTCGATCAGTTGCTCTCACTGGGGGCCCAGCTCCTCGAGGGCGTCACCGAGCGTGGCCCCGGCTTCGTCACGGCGTCGGTCATCGACCCATTCGGGAACGTGCTGGGCGTCATGTTCAACCGTCACTACCTGGACGTCCTGGGAGGTGCCCGTGGCCAGCGTTAG
- a CDS encoding YdeI/OmpD-associated family protein — MDAPVIAFRGAAEFEAWLHAHADAPSGVWLKLAKKGTDIPSLTDDEAVDVGLCFGWISGQRRSLDARFYLQKYVPRRPRSRWSCVNVRKVEALLRAGRMRPSGLAEVEAAKADGRWAAAYASQKNATVPEDLTVALSASPRAARAFEALGKTRRYGLILKVMTARTEKGRASQVRRVVAELDAAAD; from the coding sequence ATGGATGCGCCGGTGATTGCGTTCCGGGGTGCGGCGGAGTTCGAGGCCTGGCTCCATGCGCATGCCGATGCTCCTTCTGGCGTCTGGTTGAAGCTCGCGAAGAAGGGGACGGACATCCCGTCGCTCACCGATGACGAGGCGGTCGACGTGGGGCTCTGCTTTGGATGGATTTCGGGGCAACGGAGGTCGCTCGATGCGCGCTTCTATCTGCAGAAGTACGTCCCGCGCCGGCCGCGCAGCCGCTGGTCCTGTGTGAATGTGAGGAAGGTCGAGGCGCTGCTACGCGCGGGCAGGATGCGGCCCTCGGGGCTCGCCGAGGTCGAGGCCGCCAAGGCCGATGGACGCTGGGCCGCGGCCTACGCGTCCCAGAAGAACGCCACGGTGCCGGAGGACCTGACGGTGGCGCTGTCTGCGAGCCCGCGTGCCGCGCGGGCGTTCGAGGCGCTTGGCAAGACGCGGCGGTACGGGCTCATCCTCAAGGTGATGACAGCGCGTACCGAGAAAGGGCGCGCGAGTCAGGTCCGCCGTGTCGTCGCGGAGCTGGACGCGGCGGCGGATTGA
- a CDS encoding thiamine pyrophosphate-requiring protein, whose amino-acid sequence MSATVADYLLYRLTQWGIRRLYGYPGDGINGIIGALGRTTELRFIQARHEEMAAFMACAHAKFTGEVGVCLATSGPGAIHLLNGLYDAKLDHQPVVAIVGQQARSALGGHYQQEVDLTTLFKDVASEYVTMVTKTSAVRHAIDRAVRIALNQRSVTCVIIPNDLQELEYQKPPRKHGTVHSSVDFSPPYVIPQEKDLRRAAAVLNAGKKVSILIGAGAMNAANEVVEVADLLGAGVAKALLGKAVLPDALPFVTGAIGLLGTKPSWDMMMDCDTLLMVGTSFPYSEFLPPEGQARGVQIDIDGRMLAIRYPMEVALAGDSKETLRALIPMLQRKQDRSWREQLEKGIRQWWKMLEAQAMNSADPINPQRVFWELSPKLPDGVILTADSGSGTNWFARDLKMRKGMLASLSGNLATMGCGMPYAIGAKFAFPHRPVLAMVGDGAMQMNGNAELVTVAKYWKEWKDPRFIVLVLNNRDLNQVTWEQRVMAGDPKTPATQTLPDFPYARYAESLGLRGVRVDRPEQIARAWDEALSANRPVLLEAYTDPDVPPLPPHITFEQARNFAAALLEGDEDAPGVIKQSLKGMVDKLLPHKG is encoded by the coding sequence ATGAGCGCCACCGTCGCCGATTATCTGCTCTACCGCCTGACCCAGTGGGGCATCCGCCGGCTCTATGGCTATCCGGGCGATGGCATCAACGGCATCATCGGCGCGCTGGGGCGTACCACCGAGCTCCGGTTCATCCAGGCGCGCCACGAGGAGATGGCCGCCTTCATGGCGTGCGCGCACGCGAAGTTCACGGGAGAGGTGGGCGTCTGTCTGGCTACCTCCGGCCCCGGTGCCATCCACCTGCTCAATGGGCTCTACGACGCCAAGCTGGACCACCAGCCCGTGGTGGCCATTGTCGGCCAGCAGGCACGCTCGGCCCTGGGCGGCCATTACCAGCAGGAGGTGGACCTCACCACGCTCTTCAAGGACGTGGCCAGCGAGTACGTCACCATGGTGACGAAGACCTCCGCCGTCCGCCACGCCATCGACCGGGCAGTGCGAATCGCGCTGAACCAACGCTCTGTGACGTGCGTCATCATCCCGAACGACTTGCAGGAGCTGGAGTACCAGAAGCCTCCGCGGAAACACGGCACCGTCCACTCCAGCGTGGACTTCAGCCCGCCGTACGTCATTCCCCAGGAGAAGGACCTGCGCCGCGCCGCCGCCGTGCTCAATGCCGGCAAGAAGGTGTCCATCCTCATCGGCGCGGGTGCGATGAACGCCGCCAACGAGGTGGTGGAGGTGGCCGACCTGTTGGGCGCTGGGGTGGCCAAAGCGCTGCTGGGCAAGGCGGTGCTGCCGGACGCGCTGCCGTTCGTGACGGGCGCCATCGGCCTGCTGGGGACGAAGCCCTCGTGGGACATGATGATGGACTGCGACACGCTGCTGATGGTGGGCACGAGCTTCCCGTACTCGGAGTTCCTCCCACCAGAGGGCCAGGCGCGCGGCGTGCAGATCGACATCGACGGTCGCATGCTCGCCATCCGCTACCCCATGGAGGTGGCGCTCGCGGGGGACAGCAAGGAGACGCTGCGCGCGCTGATTCCCATGCTTCAGCGCAAGCAGGACCGGAGCTGGCGCGAGCAGCTCGAGAAGGGCATCCGCCAGTGGTGGAAGATGCTGGAGGCGCAGGCGATGAATTCGGCCGACCCCATCAACCCCCAGCGCGTCTTCTGGGAGCTGAGCCCCAAGCTGCCCGACGGCGTCATTCTGACCGCGGACTCGGGCTCGGGGACGAACTGGTTCGCTCGCGACTTGAAGATGCGCAAGGGGATGCTGGCGTCGCTGTCGGGCAACCTCGCCACCATGGGCTGCGGCATGCCGTACGCGATTGGGGCGAAGTTCGCATTCCCACACCGGCCGGTGCTCGCCATGGTGGGTGACGGCGCGATGCAGATGAACGGCAACGCGGAGCTCGTCACCGTGGCGAAGTACTGGAAGGAGTGGAAGGACCCGCGCTTCATCGTCCTGGTGCTCAACAACCGCGACCTCAACCAGGTGACGTGGGAGCAGCGTGTCATGGCCGGTGACCCGAAGACGCCGGCCACGCAGACGCTGCCGGACTTCCCCTACGCGCGCTACGCGGAGTCGCTGGGCCTGCGCGGCGTGCGTGTGGACCGCCCCGAGCAGATTGCCCGCGCCTGGGACGAGGCGCTCTCCGCGAACAGGCCCGTGCTGTTGGAGGCCTACACGGACCCCGACGTACCGCCGCTGCCGCCGCACATCACCTTCGAGCAGGCCCGGAACTTCGCAGCGGCGCTCCTGGAAGGGGACGAGGACGCGCCGGGCGTCATCAAGCAATCCCTCAAGGGCATGGTGGACAAGCTCCTCCCGCACAAGGGGTAG
- a CDS encoding DUF4082 domain-containing protein, translating into MTPSKPRPNWVARPPRAHALALLAAVLLALPTAARAQPTYTLFAPTSTPAVPSVTNDFAPVELGVKFQSDIEGDILGIRFYKGPANTGTHVGSLWSAAGARLAFATFTSETATGWQEVMFSTPVRISANTTYVASYHAPGGAYGFTSAGLASAVDAPPLHALAGATSGGNGVFTYGAAGSFPSTSFGDSNYWVDVVFRPAEPVTLWPVTAMPAVASVTNDSDPVELGVKFKTNVSGNVLGVRFYKGAANTGTHVGSLWSANGQRLAFATFTSETATGWQEVTFSTPVAIAANTTYVASYHAPVGSYAFDNGGLASGQDTPPLFALPGSTSGGNGVFTYGAAGSFPINSFGNSNYWVDVVFQATGAPPPTQPPDNTFRIFAPTATPGTATASDTAAIEVGVKFRSDVDGQVTGVRFYKGSGNNGTHVGNLWSATGQPLASATFTNETAVGWQEVTFSSPVAITAGTTYVASYFAPLGGYSFDSNGLATGVDAPPLHALPGATTSGGNGVFAYASTSTFPNGSHQNSNYWVDVVFETYGPPPRPGVHGAGPVLVATAPGNPFTDYLREILEAEGIAAFATTDAGNLGVSVSLDDYKVLVLGEQTLSAAQVTLITHWVTAGGSLIALRPAANLQSLLGLNASQGTQANGYILVNDTQAPGTGITAETMQYHGLADKRTVVTGTRTVATLYSDATTATTFTAVSQRTVGSGTATAFMYDLAKSVIYTRQGNPAWQGQNRDGSSIGPGARANDMFYGNASFDPQPDWVNLAKVQIPQADEQQRLLANVLHQTSTTPLPRLWYFPSAKKAVVVMTGDGHPGGATTQRWNQYLADSPTGCSVDDWECIRGTIYDYVGGLSATQANTYVAQGFEYALHINTGCADYTANTLDPNFFTPQLASFASAFPAVPAPVTNRTHCIAFSDWSTQPKVSRLHGIRLDTNYYYWPDYWVQDRPGMFTGSGLAMRFADLDGTPLDVYQLATQMTDESGQSYPLHIDTLLDNALGPTGYYGAFNANMHVDSQPSAGASGSAAIIASAKRDGVPVITAKQLLEWLDAREATQVSTVAFTGTVLTFNLTSPARNLSLMVPTRTTTGRTLLSVTRAGSAVTTVTRTIKGVDFAFIDGALAGTYTATYN; encoded by the coding sequence ATGACACCTTCGAAGCCACGGCCCAACTGGGTCGCGAGGCCGCCACGCGCCCACGCGCTGGCGCTGCTCGCGGCCGTCTTGCTCGCGCTGCCCACCGCCGCGCGCGCCCAGCCGACGTACACGCTGTTCGCCCCCACCTCCACCCCGGCCGTCCCCTCTGTCACCAATGACTTCGCCCCGGTGGAGTTGGGCGTGAAGTTCCAGTCCGACATCGAGGGAGACATCCTCGGCATCCGCTTCTACAAGGGCCCCGCCAACACCGGCACCCACGTGGGAAGTCTCTGGAGTGCCGCTGGCGCGCGCCTCGCCTTCGCCACCTTCACGTCCGAGACGGCCACCGGCTGGCAGGAGGTGATGTTCTCCACGCCCGTGCGCATCAGTGCCAACACCACGTACGTCGCCTCGTACCACGCGCCTGGCGGCGCCTACGGCTTCACCAGCGCGGGACTGGCCTCGGCCGTGGACGCCCCTCCCCTCCATGCGCTCGCGGGCGCCACCAGCGGCGGCAACGGCGTCTTCACCTACGGCGCCGCGGGCTCCTTCCCCAGCACCAGCTTCGGCGACTCCAACTACTGGGTGGACGTCGTCTTCCGCCCGGCGGAGCCCGTCACCCTGTGGCCTGTCACCGCCATGCCCGCAGTCGCCTCCGTCACCAATGACTCCGACCCCGTGGAGCTGGGCGTGAAGTTCAAGACGAACGTGAGCGGCAACGTTCTGGGCGTGCGCTTCTACAAGGGCGCCGCCAACACCGGCACCCACGTGGGAAGTCTCTGGAGCGCCAACGGGCAGCGCCTGGCCTTCGCCACCTTCACCTCCGAGACGGCCACCGGCTGGCAGGAGGTGACGTTCTCCACCCCTGTCGCCATCGCCGCCAACACCACCTACGTCGCCTCGTACCACGCCCCCGTCGGCTCGTACGCCTTCGACAACGGTGGCCTCGCCAGCGGCCAGGACACCCCGCCCCTCTTCGCGCTGCCCGGCAGCACCAGCGGCGGCAACGGCGTCTTCACCTACGGCGCCGCGGGCTCCTTCCCCATCAACAGCTTCGGCAACTCCAATTACTGGGTGGACGTCGTCTTCCAGGCCACCGGCGCACCGCCCCCGACACAGCCCCCGGACAACACCTTCCGCATCTTCGCCCCCACCGCTACGCCCGGCACCGCCACCGCTTCTGACACCGCCGCCATCGAAGTGGGCGTGAAGTTCCGCTCGGATGTGGACGGACAGGTGACGGGCGTGCGCTTCTACAAGGGCAGCGGCAACAACGGCACCCACGTGGGCAATCTGTGGAGCGCCACGGGCCAGCCGCTCGCCTCCGCCACCTTCACCAACGAAACGGCCGTCGGCTGGCAGGAGGTGACGTTCTCCTCTCCCGTCGCCATCACCGCCGGCACCACCTACGTGGCGTCGTACTTCGCGCCGCTCGGCGGCTACTCGTTCGACAGCAACGGCCTGGCCACCGGAGTGGATGCCCCTCCGCTGCACGCCCTGCCTGGCGCCACCACATCAGGCGGCAACGGCGTCTTCGCCTATGCCTCCACCTCCACGTTCCCCAACGGCAGCCACCAGAACTCCAACTACTGGGTGGACGTCGTCTTCGAGACCTACGGACCGCCGCCCCGTCCGGGCGTCCACGGCGCGGGCCCCGTGCTGGTGGCCACTGCTCCCGGCAACCCCTTCACCGACTACCTTCGCGAAATCCTGGAGGCCGAGGGCATCGCCGCCTTCGCCACCACCGACGCCGGCAACCTGGGCGTCTCCGTCTCCCTTGATGACTACAAAGTGCTGGTGCTCGGCGAGCAGACGCTGAGCGCGGCCCAGGTGACGCTCATCACCCACTGGGTCACCGCTGGCGGCAGCCTCATCGCCCTGCGGCCCGCGGCGAACCTCCAGTCGCTGCTCGGGCTCAATGCCTCTCAGGGCACGCAGGCCAATGGCTACATCCTGGTCAACGACACCCAGGCCCCGGGCACGGGCATCACCGCGGAGACGATGCAGTACCACGGGCTCGCGGACAAGCGCACCGTCGTCACCGGCACGCGCACCGTCGCCACGCTCTACTCGGATGCCACCACCGCGACGACGTTCACCGCCGTCAGCCAGCGCACCGTGGGCAGCGGCACCGCCACCGCCTTCATGTATGACCTGGCGAAGTCCGTCATCTACACGCGGCAGGGAAACCCGGCCTGGCAGGGACAGAACCGGGACGGCTCCTCCATTGGCCCGGGCGCGCGCGCCAACGACATGTTCTACGGCAACGCGTCCTTCGACCCGCAGCCGGACTGGGTGAACCTGGCCAAGGTCCAGATTCCCCAGGCGGACGAGCAGCAGCGCCTGCTCGCCAACGTGCTGCACCAGACGAGCACCACGCCGCTGCCGCGCCTCTGGTACTTCCCCAGCGCCAAGAAGGCCGTCGTGGTGATGACGGGCGACGGACACCCGGGTGGCGCCACCACCCAGCGCTGGAACCAGTACCTCGCGGACAGCCCCACCGGATGCAGCGTGGACGACTGGGAGTGCATCCGAGGCACCATCTACGACTACGTGGGCGGCCTGAGCGCCACCCAGGCCAACACCTACGTGGCCCAGGGCTTCGAGTACGCCCTGCACATCAACACCGGCTGCGCGGACTACACGGCCAACACGCTGGACCCGAACTTCTTCACCCCACAGCTCGCCAGCTTCGCGTCCGCCTTCCCCGCTGTCCCCGCGCCCGTCACCAACCGCACGCACTGCATCGCGTTCAGCGACTGGTCCACCCAGCCCAAGGTGTCGCGCCTGCACGGCATCCGCCTGGACACCAACTACTATTACTGGCCCGACTACTGGGTGCAGGACCGCCCGGGTATGTTCACTGGCTCCGGCCTGGCCATGCGCTTCGCGGACCTGGACGGCACTCCGCTGGACGTCTACCAGCTCGCCACGCAGATGACGGACGAGTCCGGCCAGTCCTACCCGCTGCACATCGACACGCTGCTGGACAACGCGCTGGGGCCCACGGGCTACTACGGCGCCTTCAACGCCAACATGCACGTCGACTCGCAGCCATCGGCCGGCGCCTCCGGCTCGGCCGCCATCATCGCGTCCGCCAAGCGTGACGGCGTGCCGGTCATCACCGCGAAGCAGTTGCTGGAGTGGCTCGATGCCCGCGAGGCCACCCAGGTGTCCACCGTGGCCTTCACCGGCACGGTGCTCACCTTCAACCTCACGAGCCCCGCGCGCAACCTGTCCCTCATGGTGCCCACCCGCACCACGACGGGCCGCACGCTGCTGTCCGTCACCCGCGCGGGCTCCGCTGTGACGACGGTGACGCGCACCATCAAGGGCGTGGACTTCGCCTTCATCGACGGCGCGCTGGCCGGCACCTACACCGCCACCTACAACTGA
- a CDS encoding FAD-binding and (Fe-S)-binding domain-containing protein, producing the protein MRSTDAIQRTLSRLSRKRPAAHPLPGTQGGDVAVDVQGLEAALRRSVEGEVRFDNGSRALYATDASNYRQVPLGVVVPRSLDDVLATVRACREYDAPLLSRGGGTSLAGQCCNVAVVIDWTKYLGRVLEVDPGTKTARVQPGTILDHLRDTAEQYHLTFGPDPATHNHCTLGGMLGNNSCGSHAQMAGPVSHNVRALDVLTHDGLRLKVGPTSDAELEALIRAGGRRGDIYRKLRELRDRYAEEIRRRYPPIPRRISGYNLDALLPEHGFDVARALVGTEGTCVTILEATLKLVPSPPHRVVVMLGYPDIYIAGDHAHELAERFHPLALEGLDDELIHNVVLKGRTSQMESLHPMSSHAEFLDILPQGQGYLMLELGGDTREEALERARELMDALRTGRGAPVDMRLFSDREHIEHAWKVREAGLGATARVPGKPDSGPGWEDSAVPPEKLGAYLRALRKLYDKYGYDASLYGHFGQACVHTRIDFDLTSSRGIQQYRAFIEEAVDLCVSMGGSMSGEHGDGQSRAEFLPRMFGLELVQAFREFKSIWDPQGKMNPGKVVDPNPIDQELRLGRDFRARTWKPRTHFKYPDDDGLLYRATERCVGVGKCRRDGGGTMCPSYMVTKEEKHTTRGRAHLLFEMLQGEVIKNGWRDDKVKESLDLCLACKGCKGDCPVQVDLATYKAEFLSHYYQGHLRPRPAYAMGLIMLWARAAMRAPRLVNVLTGFPPTRMLLQRLAGMSTQRKMPRFAPESFQRWVARRPVSNQHGHQRVMLWPDTFNNHFFPETAAAALDVLEDAGFEVVVPQGFLCCGRPLYDFGMLTTAKWMLRRTLESLRREIEAGVPLVGLEPSCVSVFRDELRNLFPDWELATQLRRQTFLFSEFLTRYAKDVPLPHMAKKAVVHGHCHHKSLFQMTDEKAVLDKLGLDYEFPETGCCGMAGSFGFEAGEKFTVSQQVGERVLLPKVRATPRDALVIADGFSCREQIAQNTNRRALHIAQVVQMAKAYGSTGPSGDFPERGWVTKGLGRPPLRRPRTAVVLGGLLLLGLRRLSTSRARPAPRRRLSRVYSG; encoded by the coding sequence ATGCGCTCTACGGACGCCATCCAACGCACCCTCTCGCGGCTCTCGCGCAAGCGGCCCGCCGCCCATCCGCTCCCAGGCACACAGGGCGGTGACGTCGCCGTGGACGTCCAAGGGCTGGAGGCAGCGCTGCGCCGCTCCGTGGAGGGCGAGGTCCGCTTCGACAATGGGAGCCGTGCGCTCTACGCCACGGACGCCTCCAACTACCGGCAGGTCCCCCTAGGTGTCGTCGTCCCCCGCAGCCTCGACGACGTCCTCGCCACCGTGCGTGCCTGCCGTGAATACGACGCCCCCTTGCTGTCGCGCGGCGGAGGCACGAGCCTCGCCGGCCAGTGCTGCAACGTGGCCGTCGTCATCGACTGGACGAAGTATCTGGGCCGGGTGCTGGAGGTGGATCCCGGCACGAAGACGGCCCGCGTTCAGCCCGGCACCATCCTGGACCACCTGCGCGACACGGCCGAGCAGTACCACCTCACCTTCGGCCCGGATCCCGCCACGCACAACCACTGCACCCTCGGCGGCATGCTGGGCAACAACTCGTGCGGCTCTCATGCCCAGATGGCCGGCCCCGTCTCGCACAACGTGCGGGCGCTGGACGTGCTCACCCATGACGGCCTGCGCCTGAAGGTGGGTCCCACCAGCGACGCGGAGCTGGAAGCCCTCATCCGCGCCGGCGGCCGGCGCGGGGACATCTACCGCAAGCTGCGCGAGCTGAGAGACAGGTACGCGGAGGAGATTCGGCGCCGCTACCCGCCGATTCCGAGGCGCATCTCCGGCTACAACCTCGACGCACTTCTTCCCGAGCACGGCTTCGACGTGGCGCGCGCCCTGGTGGGCACCGAGGGCACGTGCGTCACCATCCTGGAGGCGACGTTGAAGCTCGTGCCCAGCCCGCCGCACCGGGTGGTGGTGATGCTCGGCTATCCGGACATCTACATCGCCGGAGACCACGCCCATGAGCTCGCCGAGCGCTTCCACCCGCTCGCGCTGGAGGGGCTGGATGACGAACTCATCCACAACGTCGTCCTGAAGGGCCGCACCAGCCAGATGGAGTCCCTCCATCCCATGAGCTCGCACGCCGAGTTCCTCGACATCCTCCCACAGGGCCAGGGCTACCTCATGCTCGAGCTCGGCGGCGACACGCGGGAGGAGGCACTCGAGCGAGCCCGCGAGCTGATGGATGCGCTGCGCACGGGCCGCGGCGCTCCCGTGGACATGCGGCTGTTTTCGGACAGGGAACACATCGAACACGCGTGGAAGGTTCGCGAGGCGGGACTGGGCGCCACCGCGCGAGTGCCAGGCAAGCCAGACTCCGGTCCCGGTTGGGAGGACTCAGCGGTGCCTCCCGAGAAGCTGGGGGCCTACCTGCGCGCCCTGCGCAAGCTGTACGACAAGTACGGGTATGATGCTTCGCTCTATGGCCACTTCGGCCAGGCGTGCGTCCATACGCGCATCGACTTCGACCTCACCTCATCCAGAGGCATCCAGCAGTACCGCGCCTTCATCGAGGAAGCGGTGGACCTCTGCGTGTCCATGGGAGGCTCGATGTCCGGCGAACACGGCGATGGCCAGTCACGCGCCGAGTTCCTCCCGCGCATGTTTGGCCTGGAGCTGGTGCAGGCCTTCCGCGAGTTCAAGAGCATCTGGGATCCGCAGGGGAAGATGAACCCGGGCAAGGTGGTGGACCCGAACCCCATCGACCAGGAGTTGCGCCTGGGCCGGGACTTCCGGGCGCGCACCTGGAAGCCGCGGACGCACTTCAAGTACCCGGACGACGACGGCCTGCTGTACCGGGCCACCGAGCGCTGCGTGGGCGTGGGCAAGTGCCGGCGGGACGGCGGCGGCACCATGTGCCCCAGCTACATGGTGACGAAGGAGGAGAAGCACACCACGCGCGGCCGCGCCCACCTGCTCTTCGAGATGCTCCAGGGCGAGGTCATCAAGAACGGCTGGCGCGACGACAAGGTGAAGGAGTCACTGGATCTGTGCCTGGCGTGCAAGGGCTGCAAGGGCGACTGCCCGGTGCAGGTGGACCTGGCGACGTACAAGGCGGAGTTCTTGTCGCACTACTACCAGGGGCACCTGCGCCCGCGGCCCGCCTACGCCATGGGCCTCATCATGCTCTGGGCCCGCGCAGCCATGCGGGCCCCTCGACTGGTGAATGTCCTCACCGGTTTCCCACCGACCCGTATGCTGCTCCAGAGGCTGGCCGGCATGTCGACGCAGCGGAAGATGCCGCGCTTCGCGCCCGAGTCCTTCCAGCGATGGGTGGCGCGCCGGCCGGTGTCGAACCAGCATGGCCACCAGCGGGTGATGCTGTGGCCGGACACCTTCAACAACCACTTCTTTCCGGAGACGGCGGCAGCGGCGCTGGACGTGCTGGAGGACGCGGGCTTCGAGGTGGTGGTTCCCCAGGGGTTCCTGTGCTGCGGCCGGCCGCTCTACGACTTCGGCATGCTGACGACGGCGAAGTGGATGCTGCGACGCACGCTGGAGAGCCTCCGCCGGGAGATTGAGGCGGGCGTGCCACTGGTGGGTCTGGAGCCGAGCTGCGTGTCCGTCTTTCGAGATGAGCTGCGCAACCTCTTCCCGGATTGGGAGCTCGCCACACAGCTCCGCCGTCAGACGTTCCTCTTCAGCGAGTTCCTCACCCGGTACGCGAAGGACGTGCCCCTGCCCCACATGGCGAAGAAGGCGGTGGTGCACGGCCACTGCCATCACAAGTCACTCTTCCAGATGACGGACGAGAAGGCCGTGCTCGACAAGCTGGGGCTGGATTACGAATTCCCGGAGACGGGCTGCTGCGGCATGGCGGGCTCGTTCGGCTTTGAAGCTGGAGAGAAGTTCACGGTCTCCCAGCAGGTGGGCGAGCGCGTGCTGCTGCCCAAGGTGCGCGCCACGCCCCGGGACGCGCTCGTCATCGCCGACGGCTTCAGTTGCCGGGAGCAGATTGCGCAGAACACGAACCGCCGGGCGCTGCACATCGCGCAGGTGGTGCAGATGGCCAAGGCGTACGGGAGCACGGGCCCCTCGGGCGATTTCCCCGAGCGCGGCTGGGTGACGAAGGGGCTGGGGCGGCCGCCGCTTCGGCGCCCACGCACCGCGGTGGTGCTGGGGGGCCTGCTGCTCCTGGGCCTGCGGCGGCTGAGCACCTCGCGCGCCCGTCCGGCACCACGGCGCCGTCTGAGCCGTGTCTACAGCGGGTAG
- a CDS encoding helix-turn-helix transcriptional regulator, with protein MKREPVTDRLDRVLGLLASRPSWTAPELAEELRVCVRTVRRDLSRLSARGVPIESDAGRGGGIRVPPRTGLGRVQLSAQELLDLLLALALAERLESPLLLSTLKSLRQKLAASFPPEERARVGKLRRRILVGPTSRNVTATWKPPRAAVLRPLQESFFEQHALELTYRSNDVRTVRIVEPHYLLLSWPAWYLLVWDHLRGAVRMLRVDRIESASVQAATFQVRDSKSMLATLGDIFAAL; from the coding sequence TTGAAGCGTGAGCCCGTCACCGACCGCCTGGACCGTGTCCTGGGCCTCCTCGCCTCCCGGCCGTCCTGGACAGCCCCGGAGCTGGCGGAGGAGCTCCGCGTCTGCGTGCGTACCGTTCGACGGGATTTGTCCCGGCTTTCCGCCCGCGGCGTCCCCATCGAGTCGGACGCAGGCCGAGGCGGCGGCATTCGGGTACCGCCCCGAACGGGGCTCGGGCGCGTGCAGCTCAGCGCCCAGGAGCTGCTTGACCTCCTGCTCGCCCTGGCGCTCGCCGAGCGACTCGAGTCTCCGCTCCTGCTCTCGACACTCAAGAGCCTGCGTCAAAAGCTCGCCGCCTCGTTCCCACCGGAGGAGCGCGCACGCGTCGGCAAGCTGCGCCGTCGCATCCTCGTCGGCCCCACTTCACGGAACGTCACCGCGACCTGGAAGCCTCCCCGAGCGGCGGTGCTACGTCCCCTCCAGGAGTCCTTCTTCGAGCAGCACGCCCTGGAGCTGACGTACCGCTCGAACGACGTGCGCACGGTGCGCATCGTGGAGCCGCACTACCTGCTGCTGAGCTGGCCCGCGTGGTACCTGCTCGTCTGGGACCACCTGCGCGGAGCGGTGCGCATGCTCCGCGTCGACCGCATCGAATCCGCGAGCGTCCAGGCGGCGACGTTCCAGGTGCGGGACTCGAAGTCGATGCTCGCCACCCTCGGCGACATCTTCGCGGCGCTCTGA